The Triticum aestivum cultivar Chinese Spring chromosome 7B, IWGSC CS RefSeq v2.1, whole genome shotgun sequence genome window below encodes:
- the LOC123159199 gene encoding uncharacterized protein, producing the protein MGILSCFWYYTTLRVMPTCTPPLFLLTQPASPAPLPLPPRPHESQPRGRDTTSLSPGPARRQHRSGFLLPDFDFDSAAPTSTCRSRITSRSASPPRCPSSTRTTGWPSSRGGSRMVAAMVLACDAHRSAMHPPGGYWKHGHDAGTPVTANYEDFRMLTSMAFFTSLALVVLLSCDRFYRTWEDVIGLLLLALLDVGCLVSAYVVAASPIDPTHSPVFLLGTVVVLAFLFFGAPRAWRLVNRCW; encoded by the exons ATGGGCATCCTCTCTTGCTTTTGGTACTACACAACTTTGCGTGTGATGCCGACTTGCACCCCGCCGCTATTTCTTCTCACCCAGCCGGCCAGCCCCGCTCCCCTTCCCCTGCCCCCTCGTCCTCACGAGAGCCAGCCGCGCGGCCGCGACACGACGTCGCTGTCCCCAGGCCCAGCCCGACGGCAGCACCGCTCCGGCTTCCTGCTGCCCGACTTCGACTTCGATTCG GCCGCCCCAACATCAACATGTCGCAGCCGCATCACCAGCCGCTCGGCATCACCGCCCCGGTGCCCGTCCAGCACGAGGACGACCGGCTGGCCGAGCTCAAGAGGTGGATCAAGGATGGTGGCGGCGATGGTCCTGGCGTGCGACGCCCACCGGTCCGCCATGCACCCCCCGGGCGGGTACTGGAAGCACGGGCACGACGCCGGCACCCCGGTGACGGCCAACTACGAAGACTTCAGAATGCTTACCTCCATGGCGTTCTTTACGTCGCTGGCGCTCGTGGTGCTGCTCTCCTGCGACCGCTTCTACCGGACGTGGGAGGACGTGATAGGGCTGCTGCTCCTGGCTCTCTTGGACGTCGGCTGCCTCGTCTCCGCCTACGTCGTCGCCGCCAGCCCGATCGACCCAACCCACagccccgtcttcctcctcggcaCCGTCGTGGTCTTGGCCTTCCTCTTCTTCGGCGCCCCCAGGGCTTGGAGACTTGTCAATCGCTGCTGGTGA